The Aerosakkonema funiforme FACHB-1375 genome contains the following window.
TAGCTTCGTTAATTTGTTTGCTTCCCGTGGCGTCAGTTCGCGCCAGAATTGCTTTGGCTTCAGCGATTTGTTCTGTGAGGGTGTCTACGGAAAGACGTTTGCTATCAAATACAGATTGCGCGATCGCACCTTCTTTATATAATTGCTCGTAGCGGTGAAATTCCGATTTCGCATTATTCAGTTCCGCTTCCAATCGCTTAATAGTTGCCTGTTGTGCCCGCTTATCGCCTTCCCACTGGGCTTCTAACCTCGCCAACGCCGCCTGTTGCGCTGTCTTATCGCCTTCCCACTGCGCCTCTAACCTTGCCAGCGTTTCCCGTTGCGCCCTTTCTTCACCCAGCGACTGCGCTTGTATCCGCCCAATCTCCGCTTTTTGCGCTTCTATCTCGCCTTCTTTCGCACCCGCTTGCACTTTCGCCAGATTAGCTTGGGCAACTTGCACAGCTTCTTTGCTTTTCTCATAAGCTGCTTGCAAGCGATCGCGATTATCCAAAATCGCAATTACCTGCCCTGATTTTACTTTATCTCCCTCATTCACCAGCAGTTTTTCCACCCGACTCCCTTGGCTGGATGCAGGTGCGGAAAGTTTTATCACTTCTCCCGCCGGTTCGAGTCTACCTAACGCTGTCACCGTCTTTACCTGCGGTATCGCCACCTCCGATACTTGGCTTGCCGGTTCGGATTGAGGTAGCTGTAAGTTCAACACTCGCGAACCCGTTATCCCCAAGATGCCAAGACTTGCTACCATTCCAAGTATTACGACCGGACGAGGGATAGGCTTGAGAA
Protein-coding sequences here:
- a CDS encoding ABC exporter membrane fusion protein, which gives rise to MLHHTIVKDSPFLKPIPRPVVILGMVASLGILGITGSRVLNLQLPQSEPASQVSEVAIPQVKTVTALGRLEPAGEVIKLSAPASSQGSRVEKLLVNEGDKVKSGQVIAILDNRDRLQAAYEKSKEAVQVAQANLAKVQAGAKEGEIEAQKAEIGRIQAQSLGEERAQRETLARLEAQWEGDKTAQQAALARLEAQWEGDKRAQQATIKRLEAELNNAKSEFHRYEQLYKEGAIAQSVFDSKRLSVDTLTEQIAEAKAILARTDATGSKQINEAKANLERITATGSKQINEAKAVLARIQATGSQQVSSAQATLNKISEVRPVDVAAAQAEIRQAIAAEKEAKANLDQAYVKSPQDGVIFKIHTRDGETVSNEGIAEIGQVSQMMVVAEVYQSDVRKIELGQKVRVESSSLPGELSGKVDRIGWQIERQNVINSDPSENIDSRVVEVHVRLDEESSQKAAKFTNLQVKATIEL